GTGCTCATATCGGAGACCTTGATTTCGCTTGCGCATTCGATCATGTTCTCCTTGAGGGGGCAGTAATAAAGCTTCGGGTTACCCCAGTAGAGCCAAGCCTGGCCATCGTCGTCAATAAACACGGTGGGGTCGATGTAGTCCCAGTTGGGACCCGCCAGGTGCTTGCCGTTCAAGGCATCCTTGAAGGGGCCTTCCTTCTTGTCGGACACACCCACGTTGATGGCGCGGCCTCCGCGGGTGGATTCCACGGTCACGTAATAATAGTACTTGTCATTGCGGCGAATGCATTGAGAAGCCCAGTCGCCGTTCTTCTTGGCAGAACCGTTAAAGTCACCCGCTTCCAAAATGAGGGTGTTCATGTCGGTCCAGTTCACCATATCCGTGGTGCAGGAGACGCGCCAGCCGTGCATCGTGAAGAAGCTACCGCCCTCGTCGTTGCCGGAATAGGTGCAAAGCGTATCGCCAAACACCACAGGCGCCGGGTCCGGAGAGTAGTAAGTCTGGATAAGCGGATTTTCAGCGTATGCGAACGCAGCACTCAAAGCCAGCGCAACGGCAACTTTGTTTTTACCAAACATATATCCCACCATGTTAATGTTCTATACTCAAAAATATTTGATAATCACCTTTTTTTCACCGAGGTCACATGAGTTTTCATGGACTGTTTATCAATAACCGTATACAAAATGTCAATGTTTTTTTGCGCTTTTTGCAAAAAAAAGCCCCTCTGGAAACCAGAGGGGCAAGGAGGATATGGTATTATGGAGACTTTTTATCGGCTTTTTTCAACACGGACCAATCGGGTGCCAAAACCAGGGATCTTGACCAGGTAGACACCAGCCTTCTTAATTGCCGACTTTTCTAGGCGATGGCCCTGCAAATCAAAGTACTGGGCATCGCGGGCTTTATTCATGTCAAGCATGACACCGCGATTCACAAGATTGGTCGGTCCAATGGGTTCCGGATCCGTAGCGTCCTTGCCCTTCACGAAGGTGAAGTAGTCGATATCGAGCCAGGAGCCCACAACCGTGAAACGGAGCACATGTTCGCCCGCGGGGAGCGTCACATTGGACTTCACCTTGTTATAGTCATCGTAATTGTCTTCACCGGAACTTGCCGCCGGCACCGCGATTTCTTCGGTGATGTCCTTGCCGTCCAAAGAGAGCTTGAAGCTAGACGTGGAGCCCGCCGCCGCAACAGCCGCAAACATGGTGTAGTCTCCTGCTTCTGTCACATTCACGGTGTATTCCAGCCAATCGCCTTCGCTGTTATAGCCCACAACGATGCCAGTCGCTTTCTTGTAGAGGTCAACGCCGGTGCCATTGCGGTAATCGCTGTCGCCGTGGTTCTCGGAGTCGCCATCGTAGTAAGATGTACCATCCTTGCCCTTGCCCGGCACGTCGAAGTTTTCGGCCTCGATCTTGCCCGGGAGCGCAACGGCGGGGCAGTTTTCACCTGCGGCGCAGAACGGAGTCTGCGGAACAGGTTCAGAAGCCGCACCATCGAGGTAGATTTCGTCGTTCACGTCGGTACCGACCTTGAACCAGTCAAAGTCCGCATAGCCGCCGGCCTGCTTGGTAGCCATGTTAAAGAGGCCCCAGCGGACACCCACGAACATGTGGAGGTCGTAATTGAGCTTCACGTCGCTGCCGATCTTTGTCCAGGTGTTGCCATCAGTACTGTAGTAGAAGTACGCAGTACCGCGGTCAATCGGCAAGTCGAAATCAATTCGCAGGTAGACCTTGGAACCCGAAATTGCCTTGGTTTCCTTTTGGCTTTCGCCGTCCTTGTTTCCGGTGTACATCACCACCTTGTAGCTACCGCCATCTTTAGCAAGCGCCACAAAGCCCTTGTCATCTTGCAGGGCAACGAGGCCAGCCATGTCGCCATCCTTCATGCCGGTACCATCGACAAGCGTACGGCCCGAACTCTTGGGGCCAAAGGAACGCTGTGTCAAGGTGTTCTTCGCAGTCACCACGCGGCTATCGGTGCGGCTCGTTGTAATGCGGTAGAATCCCGGATTTGCAGAGAGGCTCCAGTTCTTGTTATCGGGATTGTGGTTGAACTGCCATTCAAGAGCAAGTTCGCTGGATTCAAAATCATCGCTGGTGACCATGCCATAGCCCGGGAGCGGGGTTTCAGGCAAGTCAATCGTCGAGGGAGCCTTGCTTCCGCTGGTAGGAACCGGCCAACCGTCCTTCCATTCCATCGGGACAAGGTGCGACATACGGCCGACCGGGCCGGAATCGCGGAACAGGAGGGCATACCACTTGCCATCGGGAGTATCGAAGATGCCGCCCTGCGCAACACCGTTATCGGAAAGGAAGTACCTTCCGCTAAATCCAGAGAGCAGGCTCTTGGAACGGTAAACAATTTCGCTACGGCTCTTGCCCGCCGGCCAAGAAATCGTGAACAGGTAGTATTCGCCGTTCACCTTTTCCATGTGCGAGCCTTCCTGCTGCACATAGTAGTTGCTGGTACCGGTCACCTGGTTGACGCTCACGCCACCGAGTTTGCCACTCTTACCGCCCTGCTTCACGCCGCTTGCATCGTCGTTCAGCTGCACGTAGCTGATCTGGTCGCCACTGCCGTAGAACACCCACACGGTGCCGTCGTCATCGAAGAACAGGGAGGGGTCATGGTAGAACGGAAGTTGGACTTCGGACCACTGGCCGCTTTCCACGTCGGCGGTCTTGTACAGGTGAGTCTTGCCCGTAGTGTAAGACGGGGTCAGCACGTAGAAAAATCCCTTGTGGTAACGGATGCTCGATGCCCACGAGCCCTTACCGTAGGCGTCCTTGCCGCCATTCAGGTTTTGCTGGTCGTTGTTGGTGAGAGTCTGGTAGGCATAGCCCACCGTGCGCCACTGGGCCAAATCCGTGCTCTTGAAGACGGGCACGCCCGGGGCAAAGTGCATGGTCGTCGTCACCATGTAGTAGGCGTCGTCAACGCGGACAATCGAGGG
The nucleotide sequence above comes from Fibrobacter sp. UWP2. Encoded proteins:
- a CDS encoding family 43 glycosylhydrolase, which translates into the protein MGCFKKLAGATLVLAGLAGAATVNNPIMYVDSPDPSIVRVDDAYYMVTTTMHFAPGVPVFKSTDLAQWRTVGYAYQTLTNNDQQNLNGGKDAYGKGSWASSIRYHKGFFYVLTPSYTTGKTHLYKTADVESGQWSEVQLPFYHDPSLFFDDDGTVWVFYGSGDQISYVQLNDDASGVKQGGKSGKLGGVSVNQVTGTSNYYVQQEGSHMEKVNGEYYLFTISWPAGKSRSEIVYRSKSLLSGFSGRYFLSDNGVAQGGIFDTPDGKWYALLFRDSGPVGRMSHLVPMEWKDGWPVPTSGSKAPSTIDLPETPLPGYGMVTSDDFESSELALEWQFNHNPDNKNWSLSANPGFYRITTSRTDSRVVTAKNTLTQRSFGPKSSGRTLVDGTGMKDGDMAGLVALQDDKGFVALAKDGGSYKVVMYTGNKDGESQKETKAISGSKVYLRIDFDLPIDRGTAYFYYSTDGNTWTKIGSDVKLNYDLHMFVGVRWGLFNMATKQAGGYADFDWFKVGTDVNDEIYLDGAASEPVPQTPFCAAGENCPAVALPGKIEAENFDVPGKGKDGTSYYDGDSENHGDSDYRNGTGVDLYKKATGIVVGYNSEGDWLEYTVNVTEAGDYTMFAAVAAAGSTSSFKLSLDGKDITEEIAVPAASSGEDNYDDYNKVKSNVTLPAGEHVLRFTVVGSWLDIDYFTFVKGKDATDPEPIGPTNLVNRGVMLDMNKARDAQYFDLQGHRLEKSAIKKAGVYLVKIPGFGTRLVRVEKSR